A DNA window from Sulfurihydrogenibium sp. contains the following coding sequences:
- a CDS encoding sulfite exporter TauE/SafE family protein, producing MEILLPIAHTEINVIEVLILGIVVGVLSGMLGIGGGIILNPILIKMGIPSVVVVGTSISQMIGASLSGFLNYLKAGKVDTKMGKYVVIYGVIGGFIGVLLINYLKQSGDVKRFILLVYTVYLFLLGSFIFYESFKNKEKHEHKAPEFIKNLPLKKDFNVGQVSLIVPAGIGLLSGFLAAVMGIGGGNLVVPALMYLAGYDVVSAIAISVFQMVFITSFLSFLHSYFNHGVDIILGLILLIGSSFGAVFGSILGQKINRFYLKVFLAVLMLIVAAYSLKQFLSTKQKEIFNLVSDNFFANLLTNYPLVYSILVIVISLIVGYIISIITMRVKDHFMKKFLNKS from the coding sequence ATGGAGATATTATTGCCTATTGCCCATACAGAAATTAATGTAATAGAAGTTTTAATTCTTGGGATTGTTGTTGGAGTTTTGTCCGGAATGCTTGGAATTGGTGGTGGCATTATTTTAAATCCAATATTAATAAAAATGGGTATACCTTCTGTAGTAGTAGTTGGAACATCTATTAGTCAGATGATAGGAGCGTCTTTGTCCGGGTTTTTAAACTATCTTAAAGCCGGAAAAGTTGACACAAAAATGGGAAAGTATGTTGTAATATACGGAGTAATAGGTGGTTTTATTGGTGTTTTACTTATAAACTATCTAAAACAATCCGGTGATGTAAAAAGATTTATTCTTCTTGTTTACACTGTATACCTGTTTTTGCTCGGTAGTTTTATTTTTTACGAATCTTTTAAAAACAAAGAAAAACATGAACATAAAGCTCCTGAATTTATTAAAAATCTTCCGTTAAAAAAAGATTTTAACGTTGGTCAAGTCTCTTTGATAGTACCGGCAGGTATAGGATTATTATCGGGATTTCTTGCGGCTGTTATGGGAATTGGTGGTGGGAATTTAGTCGTGCCGGCTTTAATGTATCTTGCAGGCTATGACGTTGTTTCTGCAATTGCTATTAGTGTTTTTCAAATGGTCTTTATCACAAGCTTTTTATCCTTTCTACATTCATACTTTAACCATGGTGTTGATATAATTCTTGGGTTGATTTTGTTGATAGGCTCTTCTTTTGGTGCTGTTTTTGGCTCCATTCTTGGTCAGAAAATAAATAGATTTTATCTAAAAGTGTTTTTAGCTGTTTTAATGTTGATAGTTGCTGCATACAGTCTAAAGCAATTTTTATCTACAAAACAAAAAGAGATTTTTAACCTTGTTTCAGATAACTTTTTTGCTAATCTTCTTACAAATTACCCGCTTGTATACTCAATTTTGGTAATTGTAATTAGCTTGATAGTTGGATATATTATCAGCATCATCACGATGAGAGTAAAAGATCATTTTATGAAAAAGTTTTTAAACAAATCATGA